A genomic segment from Nocardia cyriacigeorgica GUH-2 encodes:
- a CDS encoding XdhC family protein: MRDIVDDLLRVWHSGRTGGLATIVRTNGATDLPVGAAMLVDPDGGVFGSITAGGIEEAAYEATATSARTGQRGMHRLTVSNSIDPGREGGVIDVFTEPFSRDHFPEFPTVAAEIAAHRRVTVFTVVWNPEPEVIGQHLITDKRHNTELVSLPQSDIFVSSFAPPPRLIIFGANSFAAALSTQGQLLGYRITICDTRPNFATPESFPGAEVVVDWPHRYLNTLSAAGEIDADTGIVVVAQDPKFEIPLLTVALRLPELGYLAALGSASVHARRMDDLRAGGFDDTLLARLHSPAGLGIGARTPAETAVAIAAELLAARAGRAAARTGERRPSVGTFAQQAI, from the coding sequence ATGCGGGACATCGTCGACGACCTGTTGCGGGTGTGGCACTCGGGCCGGACCGGCGGACTGGCGACCATTGTGCGCACCAATGGTGCGACCGATCTACCGGTCGGGGCGGCCATGCTGGTCGACCCGGACGGCGGCGTTTTCGGCTCGATCACCGCGGGCGGTATCGAAGAGGCCGCCTATGAGGCCACCGCGACCTCGGCCCGCACCGGACAACGCGGTATGCACCGGCTCACCGTCAGCAATTCGATCGACCCCGGCCGGGAAGGCGGGGTGATCGACGTATTCACCGAACCGTTCTCCCGCGATCACTTCCCCGAGTTTCCGACCGTGGCCGCCGAAATCGCCGCGCACCGCCGAGTCACCGTTTTCACCGTGGTGTGGAATCCGGAGCCCGAGGTGATCGGCCAGCATCTGATCACCGACAAACGGCACAACACCGAACTGGTCTCGCTGCCGCAATCCGATATCTTCGTCTCCTCGTTCGCGCCGCCGCCGCGGCTGATCATCTTCGGCGCCAATTCCTTCGCCGCGGCCTTGTCGACGCAGGGGCAACTGCTCGGTTATCGGATCACCATCTGCGATACCCGGCCCAATTTCGCGACCCCGGAATCTTTTCCGGGCGCCGAAGTGGTGGTGGACTGGCCGCACCGATACCTCAATACGCTCTCGGCCGCCGGTGAGATCGACGCCGATACCGGCATCGTCGTGGTCGCCCAGGATCCGAAATTCGAGATCCCCTTGCTCACCGTCGCGCTGCGACTGCCCGAGCTCGGCTATCTCGCGGCACTCGGTTCCGCCTCGGTGCACGCCCGCCGCATGGACGATCTGCGCGCAGGCGGTTTCGACGACACCCTGCTCGCCCGGCTGCACTCCCCCGCCGGCCTCGGCATCGGCGCCCGCACCCCGGCCGAAACCGCCGTCGCCATCGCCGCCGAACTGCTGGCGGCCCGGGCCGGCCGCGCCGCTGCGCGCACCGGCGAGCGCAGGCCATCGGTCGGTACCTTCGCGCAACAGGCGATCTGA
- a CDS encoding nicotinamide mononucleotide transporter family protein, with protein MNPFLALLDAKLHIAGSEILWREIVGNGFGMASAIGGMRRRVWAWPVGIAGNALLFTVFVGGVFNTPQQLNMAGQAGRQLMFVAVSAYGWWSWYRYARAETGLEHRGVDPRWASARERWLLVAAMAVGTVGFAQVFAWIGSYGPWAEAWIFTGSVLATYGMARGWAEFWLIWIGVDIVGIPLLVRAGYYPSAVLYLVYAGFVAWGFTVWVRTLRRAGSGPADQHPPSPALTTSP; from the coding sequence GTGAATCCGTTCCTCGCCCTGCTCGACGCCAAACTGCACATCGCCGGCTCGGAGATCCTGTGGCGGGAGATCGTCGGCAACGGCTTCGGCATGGCCTCGGCCATCGGCGGTATGCGGCGGCGGGTGTGGGCCTGGCCGGTCGGCATCGCGGGCAACGCGCTGCTGTTCACGGTGTTCGTCGGCGGGGTGTTCAACACCCCGCAGCAGTTGAACATGGCCGGGCAGGCGGGACGTCAGCTGATGTTCGTCGCGGTCAGCGCCTACGGCTGGTGGAGTTGGTACCGCTATGCGCGCGCCGAGACCGGACTCGAACATCGCGGCGTCGATCCGCGCTGGGCGAGCGCGCGGGAACGCTGGCTGCTGGTCGCCGCGATGGCGGTCGGCACGGTCGGATTCGCGCAGGTCTTCGCCTGGATCGGCTCGTACGGCCCGTGGGCCGAGGCGTGGATCTTCACCGGCTCGGTACTGGCCACCTACGGGATGGCGCGCGGCTGGGCGGAGTTCTGGTTGATCTGGATCGGCGTCGACATCGTCGGCATCCCGCTGCTGGTGCGCGCGGGGTACTACCCGTCGGCGGTGCTGTATCTGGTCTACGCGGGATTCGTGGCGTGGGGCTTCACGGTGTGGGTGCGCACGCTGCGCCGCGCGGGATCGGGTCCGGCCGATCAGCACCCGCCGTCACCGGCGCTCACGACCTCGCCGTGA
- a CDS encoding ATP-dependent DNA ligase: MLFTDVVRASETVRATRSRKTKIAALAELLGAAQPEELAAIVAWVSGELRQGRIGTGWRTLTALGEAAADAPTLTASRVDELLGELAATSGPGSANRRKQLLSELWRAATADEQAFLLRLLTGELRQGALTAVVTEAVARAADVPLELVRRAYMLSGKLPVTAIAALTGGEAALREFRLEVGRPIQPMLASPGATLDDALAEFDGAFSVEHKLDGARIQVHRDGDQVWVFTRTLRDITANVPELVELVAGLNCTSVVLDGETLALTDTGRPRPFQETMARFASGDLGQSAVPPPGAGASEAGSEPTVPTELRPVPTSTRELLLHPYFFDCLHLDGRDLLDEPLIERRAALTKVAGEHSIPALIRPDAEAAAEYFDGALAAGHEGVMIKSLDAPYAAGRRGRSWLKIKPTHTLDLLVLGAEWGYGRRTGYLSNLHLGARDPESGEPVMVGKTFKGLTDALLHWQTAEFPRHERTRDQHTVYLWPELVVEIALDGVQTSTRYPGGVALRFARVVRYRPDKTPEQADTIDTVRALLP; this comes from the coding sequence GTGCTGTTCACCGATGTCGTGCGAGCGTCGGAGACCGTCCGCGCCACCCGCTCGCGGAAAACCAAGATCGCCGCCCTGGCCGAGCTGCTGGGCGCGGCGCAGCCCGAGGAGCTCGCCGCCATCGTCGCCTGGGTGTCGGGCGAGCTGCGGCAGGGCCGCATCGGGACCGGCTGGCGCACCCTCACCGCGCTCGGCGAGGCCGCGGCCGATGCGCCCACCCTCACCGCGTCACGGGTGGACGAACTGCTCGGCGAACTGGCCGCCACCTCCGGGCCCGGCTCGGCGAATCGCCGCAAACAACTGCTGAGCGAGCTGTGGCGGGCCGCGACCGCCGATGAGCAGGCGTTCCTGCTGCGATTGCTGACCGGCGAGCTGCGCCAGGGCGCGCTCACGGCCGTCGTCACCGAGGCCGTCGCCCGCGCCGCCGACGTCCCGCTGGAGCTGGTGCGCCGGGCCTACATGCTGTCGGGGAAACTGCCGGTCACCGCCATCGCCGCCCTCACCGGCGGCGAAGCGGCACTGCGCGAATTCCGGCTGGAAGTGGGCCGCCCGATCCAGCCCATGCTCGCCTCCCCCGGCGCCACCCTCGACGACGCCCTCGCCGAATTCGACGGAGCGTTCAGCGTCGAACACAAACTCGACGGCGCCCGCATCCAGGTCCACCGCGACGGCGACCAGGTCTGGGTCTTCACCCGCACCCTCCGCGACATCACCGCCAACGTCCCCGAACTGGTCGAACTGGTCGCCGGCCTGAACTGCACCAGCGTCGTCCTGGACGGCGAAACCCTCGCCCTCACCGACACCGGGCGGCCCCGGCCGTTCCAGGAGACGATGGCGCGGTTCGCGTCGGGGGATCTGGGGCAGAGCGCGGTCCCGCCGCCAGGGGCCGGCGCATCCGAGGCCGGCTCGGAGCCGACGGTTCCCACTGAGCTGCGGCCGGTGCCGACCTCCACGCGGGAGCTGCTGCTGCATCCGTACTTCTTCGACTGCCTGCATCTCGACGGGCGCGATCTGCTGGATGAGCCGTTGATCGAGCGGCGGGCGGCGCTCACCAAAGTTGCCGGGGAGCACAGTATTCCGGCGCTGATCCGGCCGGATGCCGAGGCGGCGGCGGAGTACTTCGACGGGGCGCTGGCGGCCGGGCACGAGGGGGTGATGATCAAATCGCTCGATGCGCCGTATGCGGCGGGGCGGCGCGGGCGGTCCTGGTTGAAGATCAAGCCGACGCACACGCTCGACCTGCTGGTACTCGGTGCCGAATGGGGTTACGGGCGCCGGACGGGGTATCTGTCCAATCTGCATCTGGGCGCCCGCGATCCCGAATCCGGCGAGCCGGTGATGGTCGGCAAGACCTTCAAGGGCCTCACCGACGCCCTGCTGCACTGGCAGACCGCCGAATTCCCCCGCCACGAACGCACCCGCGACCAGCACACCGTCTACCTCTGGCCGGAGCTGGTCGTGGAGATCGCCCTCGACGGAGTGCAGACCAGCACCCGCTACCCGGGCGGCGTCGCCCTGCGCTTCGCCCGGGTCGTCCGCTACCGCCCGGACAAGACGCCCGAGCAGGCCGACACCATCGACACCGTGCGCGCGCTACTGCCGTGA
- a CDS encoding DUF3349 domain-containing protein produces MTDSINSSQSDPVRPKLLGRIIGWLRAGYPQGVPRSDYVALFAVLHRHLTDYEVAAVAEELARENPEREITHADIEDAIARIAKEQPAPDDISRVASHLAAGGWPLAEPLTEPD; encoded by the coding sequence GTGACCGATTCGATCAACTCCAGCCAGTCCGACCCGGTGCGGCCGAAACTGCTCGGCCGGATCATCGGCTGGCTGCGCGCGGGCTACCCGCAGGGGGTGCCGCGCTCGGATTACGTCGCGCTGTTCGCCGTGCTGCACCGTCACCTCACCGACTACGAGGTCGCCGCCGTCGCGGAGGAGCTGGCGCGGGAGAACCCGGAACGCGAGATCACCCACGCCGATATCGAGGACGCGATCGCCCGCATCGCCAAGGAGCAGCCGGCGCCGGACGACATCTCGCGGGTCGCCTCACACCTGGCCGCCGGCGGCTGGCCGCTGGCCGAACCGCTCACCGAACCCGATTGA
- a CDS encoding helix-turn-helix domain-containing protein gives MTSSPGVARWELALRLRRRRLDLGLGASFITRALKVSAAYWSHIENERNLLPEGKLEQLLDILEIDEDERDELLALREAAKARGWWTRYSALFSEQLLRYYGLEWGARSVRTFESVLMPGLLQHEDYTRALMASATATVPPVEIEQRVAVRRRRQQRLDDDDPVMLSAVIGEAALVQQFGGAGVLLRQLRHLADMIRRHPDNVDVRVIPFTSPASVMGGSTFHLLDFDSPRLPTSAWHESAVFGDLFTDDAERKDTRVRDLAFLHDRAITVAFDRDNSLALIEQRADDLESTM, from the coding sequence ATGACGTCGTCGCCGGGTGTCGCGCGCTGGGAACTGGCGCTGCGGCTGCGACGGCGCCGGCTCGATCTCGGGCTCGGTGCCTCATTCATCACCAGGGCTCTCAAAGTTTCGGCGGCGTATTGGTCGCACATCGAGAACGAGCGAAACCTGCTCCCCGAGGGGAAACTCGAGCAGCTACTCGACATCTTGGAGATCGACGAGGATGAGCGAGACGAGCTGCTGGCGCTGCGCGAAGCGGCGAAAGCCCGTGGCTGGTGGACCCGCTACTCCGCCCTGTTCAGCGAACAGCTGCTGCGGTATTACGGCCTGGAATGGGGCGCGCGCTCGGTCCGGACGTTCGAAAGCGTGTTGATGCCGGGGCTTCTCCAACACGAGGACTACACCCGCGCCCTGATGGCCTCGGCAACGGCCACGGTGCCCCCGGTCGAAATCGAGCAGCGAGTCGCCGTCCGCCGCCGGCGCCAGCAACGACTCGACGACGACGATCCCGTCATGCTCTCGGCGGTGATCGGCGAGGCAGCGCTCGTCCAGCAATTCGGCGGCGCCGGGGTGCTCCTGCGGCAGCTACGTCACCTCGCCGACATGATCCGCCGCCACCCCGACAACGTCGATGTACGGGTCATCCCCTTCACTTCGCCCGCGAGCGTCATGGGCGGATCGACGTTCCACCTGCTCGACTTCGACAGTCCCCGGCTGCCGACCTCGGCGTGGCACGAATCGGCTGTCTTCGGCGACCTTTTCACCGATGACGCCGAACGCAAGGACACGCGCGTGCGCGACCTGGCGTTCCTGCACGATCGCGCGATCACCGTCGCTTTCGACCGAGACAATTCGCTGGCCCTGATCGAACAGCGGGCCGACGACCTAGAGTCGACCATGTGA
- a CDS encoding DUF4254 domain-containing protein — protein sequence MSILPTKEKLLLACRTAPREQHPVLGAAHLLAGLHTKRRRLALGATTDIDRRRARLVLAVDRWVATELPIAHGGAHMHTETVGTVVDRLAMLSTRAHDTLLTAPPWLIHDAWESLAELAVGYEDLACEIGTGRRRLPRRAEP from the coding sequence GTGTCGATCCTGCCCACCAAGGAAAAGCTGCTCCTCGCCTGTCGCACCGCACCGCGCGAACAGCATCCGGTTCTCGGCGCCGCGCACCTGCTGGCCGGGCTGCACACCAAACGCAGGCGCCTCGCGCTCGGCGCCACCACCGATATCGACCGGCGCCGCGCCCGCCTGGTCCTCGCCGTCGACCGCTGGGTGGCGACCGAGCTGCCGATCGCGCACGGCGGCGCGCATATGCACACCGAAACCGTCGGCACCGTGGTCGACCGCCTGGCCATGCTGTCGACTCGCGCCCACGACACACTGTTGACCGCACCGCCCTGGCTGATCCACGACGCCTGGGAAAGCCTCGCCGAACTCGCCGTCGGCTACGAGGACCTCGCCTGCGAAATCGGCACCGGTCGCCGTCGCCTGCCCCGCCGCGCAGAGCCCTGA
- the ramB gene encoding acetate metabolism transcriptional regulator RamB, which yields MAKTYVGARLRQLRTERGLSQVSLAQQLEISASYLNQIEHDVRPLTVPVLLRINEVFGVDATFFSSQDDTRLIAELQEVVMDAELGIEADAKEIAEIVSAHPSMARALVNMHRRYRNTSAQLAAATEDRFADGSGSATISKPHEEVRDYFYQRQNYIHELDTAAEELANRIRFHGGDVNSEIARMLRSHGVRILERIDLGEGVLHRYDPENLRLEIAPHLSGGQRTFKLAAELAYFECGELLEQLVDEGNFMSEDARKLAMLGLANYFAAATVLPYTYFHEIAEDFRYDIERLSAFFTQSYETICHRLSTLQRPELRGVPFSFVRVDRAGNMSKRQSATGFHFSSSGGTCPLWNVYETFAYPGKIMTQIAQMPDGRKYLWVARTVERRATAYGQPSKTFAIGLGCELRHAGRVVYADGIDLGEAKATPIGAGCRVCERANCPQRAFPPLGKVLDISEHRSSVSPYVLK from the coding sequence ATGGCCAAGACTTACGTCGGTGCGCGGCTTCGGCAGCTGCGGACCGAACGCGGGCTCAGCCAGGTCTCGCTCGCTCAACAACTGGAGATCTCGGCGAGCTATCTCAATCAGATCGAACACGACGTGCGTCCGCTCACCGTCCCGGTGCTGTTGCGGATCAATGAGGTGTTCGGCGTCGATGCCACCTTCTTCTCGTCCCAGGACGACACCCGGCTCATCGCCGAACTGCAAGAAGTGGTGATGGACGCCGAACTCGGTATCGAGGCCGATGCCAAGGAGATCGCCGAAATCGTCTCCGCGCATCCGAGCATGGCCCGTGCGCTGGTCAATATGCACCGCCGATACCGCAATACCAGCGCCCAGCTTGCGGCCGCCACCGAGGACCGTTTCGCCGACGGCTCGGGCAGCGCCACGATCAGCAAACCGCACGAGGAAGTGCGCGACTACTTCTATCAGCGGCAGAACTACATCCATGAATTGGATACCGCCGCAGAGGAATTGGCCAACCGCATCCGTTTCCACGGCGGCGATGTGAACAGCGAGATCGCGCGCATGCTGCGGTCGCACGGTGTGCGCATCCTCGAACGCATCGACCTCGGTGAGGGTGTGCTGCACCGCTACGATCCGGAGAATCTACGGCTGGAGATCGCGCCGCACCTGTCCGGTGGGCAGCGCACGTTCAAGCTCGCGGCTGAACTCGCCTATTTCGAATGCGGCGAGCTGCTGGAACAGCTGGTCGACGAGGGCAATTTCATGTCCGAGGACGCCAGGAAGCTGGCCATGCTCGGGCTGGCCAACTACTTCGCCGCCGCAACCGTGTTGCCGTACACGTACTTTCACGAAATCGCCGAGGATTTCCGCTACGACATCGAACGGCTTTCGGCCTTCTTCACCCAGAGCTACGAGACGATCTGTCATCGCCTGTCCACCTTGCAACGGCCGGAATTGCGCGGGGTGCCGTTCTCGTTCGTCCGGGTGGATCGCGCGGGAAATATGTCGAAACGGCAGTCCGCCACCGGTTTTCACTTCTCCTCCAGCGGTGGCACCTGTCCGCTGTGGAATGTGTACGAGACCTTCGCCTATCCGGGCAAGATCATGACCCAGATCGCGCAGATGCCCGACGGCCGCAAATACCTGTGGGTGGCGCGCACCGTCGAGCGCCGCGCGACGGCGTACGGACAGCCCAGCAAAACCTTCGCCATCGGGCTGGGGTGCGAACTGCGCCATGCAGGCCGGGTGGTCTATGCCGACGGTATCGATCTCGGCGAGGCCAAGGCCACCCCCATCGGCGCGGGCTGCCGCGTCTGTGAGCGCGCGAACTGTCCGCAGCGCGCGTTTCCCCCGCTGGGCAAGGTGCTCGATATCAGTGAGCACCGCAGTTCGGTCTCCCCGTACGTCCTCAAGTAG
- a CDS encoding DUF397 domain-containing protein, translated as MNIDDSGSARTGWFKSSYSGDSQTCVEVSFTPDSTLVRDSKHPDRSTQPILVFTPSAWTSFVAYLESTRH; from the coding sequence GTGAACATTGACGACTCGGGCAGCGCCCGCACGGGCTGGTTCAAGTCCTCGTATTCCGGCGACAGCCAAACCTGCGTAGAGGTGTCCTTCACCCCCGACTCCACCCTCGTCCGCGACAGCAAACACCCGGACCGGTCCACCCAACCCATCCTCGTGTTCACTCCTTCCGCCTGGACGTCGTTCGTCGCCTACCTCGAGTCGACCCGGCACTGA
- a CDS encoding hexose kinase — MILTVTMNPAYDMTYRVEELERGRAHRVRSVEQRIGGKGINVTRVLNQLGKYARATGFADHAFAAAAELELPVDFVHALPWVRRTVVISESGSGTATALWEPGARITNPHAAEQLAVRVAGLLPDISGLVIAGSLPGGIDPELPAQIARSALEHGVPTICDLDGEAMRLAAKLPGVVLTPNRGELRRLTDADPQTPAEVVESVRPLIEGGVLAVLAKRGAEGMVAVTADGAWTAALPEPLAGNPTGAGDSATAAIIAALSTRAAPDWPAILTDAVATSAAAVVIPVAGEIDRRLRSHLAPTVRISEITADPDGKPEVVAVP, encoded by the coding sequence GTGATCCTCACCGTGACAATGAATCCCGCCTACGACATGACCTATCGAGTCGAAGAACTCGAACGCGGTCGGGCGCATCGGGTGCGATCGGTCGAGCAGCGCATAGGGGGCAAGGGAATCAATGTCACCAGGGTGCTCAACCAGCTCGGCAAATACGCCCGCGCCACCGGTTTCGCCGACCACGCCTTCGCCGCCGCGGCCGAATTGGAGCTGCCGGTCGATTTCGTGCACGCGCTGCCCTGGGTGCGCCGGACGGTGGTGATCAGCGAATCCGGTTCCGGTACCGCGACCGCGCTGTGGGAGCCGGGCGCCCGGATCACCAACCCGCATGCCGCCGAACAGCTCGCGGTGCGGGTGGCCGGACTGCTGCCGGATATCTCGGGGCTGGTGATCGCGGGCTCGCTGCCCGGCGGCATCGATCCGGAACTGCCCGCCCAGATCGCTCGCAGCGCGCTCGAGCACGGCGTGCCCACCATCTGCGATCTGGACGGCGAGGCGATGCGGCTGGCCGCGAAGCTACCCGGGGTGGTGCTCACGCCCAATCGCGGTGAGCTGCGGCGGCTCACCGATGCCGATCCGCAGACCCCCGCCGAGGTGGTCGAGTCGGTGCGGCCGCTGATCGAGGGCGGGGTGCTCGCGGTGCTGGCCAAACGCGGTGCCGAGGGCATGGTCGCGGTGACCGCCGACGGCGCGTGGACGGCCGCGCTGCCCGAACCGCTCGCGGGCAACCCCACCGGGGCGGGCGATTCGGCCACGGCCGCCATCATCGCGGCGCTGTCGACTCGGGCGGCTCCGGATTGGCCCGCGATCCTCACCGATGCCGTCGCGACCTCGGCGGCGGCCGTCGTCATCCCGGTCGCCGGCGAGATCGATCGACGACTGCGCAGCCATCTCGCGCCCACCGTGCGGATCTCCGAGATCACCGCCGACCCGGACGGAAAGCCCGAGGTCGTCGCGGTGCCGTAG
- a CDS encoding MFS transporter: protein MASPTVPLAVPGSIPAPTEHASTAKTLPVFVVSALLATGQMYIPIPLFSAMKSDWHVGSGVMTWIISAFAFGYAGGFVLFGPLSDRFGHRRVLFTGMLTAAVVTLLTGMAFSASVEIPLRVVQGLVVGSIPPALMAYVAIRIAPRHRAVVTMSMATSFLAATVLAQIVSQAVVGWFPWRTVFLGSAVLFAVLAFALRSVMLDDLPAAANRSLRHSYAAIPAVLRIRALLPMLIAGALSMAVMVGVYTGIEIAGLVHGSGELLALRAGALPVMLALPLLAIPLARLSRHGQIVLGVLVAAVAMIAAALAGTEVALLTVLLAVLVGGLGVIAPAVLQSAGELGGDARAAASSVAMFSFYVGATTGPLVAAAAAPHGFAALSWTLAALLLLALTLTLLAPRPPK from the coding sequence ATGGCATCGCCGACAGTTCCTCTCGCCGTTCCTGGTTCGATCCCCGCGCCCACCGAACACGCCTCCACCGCCAAGACGCTCCCGGTCTTCGTCGTGTCCGCACTCCTCGCCACCGGCCAGATGTACATCCCGATTCCCCTGTTCAGCGCCATGAAATCGGATTGGCACGTCGGGTCGGGGGTGATGACCTGGATCATCAGCGCGTTCGCGTTCGGCTATGCGGGCGGCTTCGTGCTCTTCGGGCCGCTGTCGGACCGGTTCGGACATCGCCGGGTGTTGTTCACTGGCATGCTCACCGCCGCGGTGGTCACCCTCTTGACCGGTATGGCGTTCAGTGCTTCGGTGGAGATTCCGCTGCGGGTGGTGCAGGGGCTGGTCGTCGGGTCGATCCCGCCCGCGCTCATGGCCTATGTCGCGATCCGGATCGCGCCCCGCCACCGCGCGGTGGTGACCATGTCGATGGCGACTTCATTCCTGGCCGCGACCGTGCTGGCGCAGATCGTCTCACAGGCAGTGGTCGGTTGGTTCCCGTGGCGCACGGTGTTCCTCGGCTCCGCCGTCTTGTTCGCCGTGCTCGCCTTCGCCCTGCGCTCGGTCATGCTCGACGACCTGCCCGCCGCCGCGAATCGGTCGCTGCGCCACAGCTATGCCGCAATCCCCGCGGTGCTGCGCATCCGCGCACTGCTCCCCATGCTGATCGCGGGCGCCCTGAGCATGGCGGTCATGGTCGGGGTGTACACCGGCATCGAAATCGCCGGCCTGGTCCACGGTTCCGGTGAACTGCTGGCACTGCGCGCCGGCGCCCTCCCGGTGATGCTGGCCCTGCCGCTGCTGGCGATCCCGCTGGCCCGGCTCTCCCGGCACGGCCAGATCGTGCTCGGCGTGCTGGTCGCCGCGGTCGCCATGATCGCCGCAGCACTCGCCGGCACGGAAGTCGCCCTGCTGACGGTCCTGCTGGCCGTCCTCGTCGGCGGCCTCGGCGTCATCGCCCCCGCTGTCCTGCAATCGGCAGGCGAACTAGGCGGCGACGCCAGAGCCGCCGCCTCCTCGGTGGCGATGTTCAGCTTCTACGTCGGCGCCACCACCGGCCCCCTGGTCGCCGCCGCAGCCGCCCCCCACGGCTTCGCAGCTCTCTCCTGGACCCTCGCCGCCCTCCTCCTCCTAGCCCTAACCCTCACCCTCCTAGCCCCCCGCCCACCCAAGTGA
- a CDS encoding inorganic phosphate transporter: MTVELLVLLIVIVTALVFDFTNGFHDTANAMATSIATGALRPRVAVALSAVLNLIGAFLSVAVAATVAKGIVQLDAVSGHALLIIVFAGLVGGILWNLLTWLFGLPSSSSHALFGGLIGATLAALGWSGVIWADGSNGVLAKIVIPAVLAPVIAALVSAVGTWLVYRITRGADEGKVNEGFRWGQVGSASLVSLAHGTNDAQKTMGVIFLALVAHGSLTKDDEMPLWVMAACAVAIAAGTYLGGWRIIRTLGKGLVEIDSPQGLAAESSSAAIILTSAHFGLPLSTTQTATGSILGSGLGKGAEVRWGVMGRMVVAWLLTLPAAGIMGAICWAIAHFIDGLPGVLVVFALLIGLATLIYLRSRRNPVDTTNVNEWPGDGPAGGGSADTGIIEDVRHGSAPGPDTGHNRSAQV; the protein is encoded by the coding sequence GTGACCGTTGAATTGCTGGTTCTGCTCATCGTCATCGTCACGGCACTCGTATTCGATTTCACCAACGGCTTCCACGACACCGCCAACGCGATGGCCACCTCGATCGCGACCGGTGCGTTGCGGCCGCGGGTCGCGGTGGCGTTGTCGGCGGTGCTGAACCTGATCGGTGCGTTCCTGTCGGTGGCGGTCGCGGCGACAGTGGCCAAAGGGATCGTGCAACTCGACGCGGTGTCGGGGCATGCCCTGCTGATCATCGTGTTCGCGGGGCTGGTCGGCGGCATCCTGTGGAATCTGCTCACCTGGCTGTTCGGCCTGCCGTCGAGCTCCTCGCATGCCCTGTTCGGCGGTCTCATCGGCGCCACCCTGGCCGCGCTCGGCTGGAGCGGCGTCATCTGGGCCGACGGCTCCAACGGCGTGCTCGCCAAAATCGTCATCCCGGCCGTCCTCGCGCCCGTCATCGCGGCGCTGGTCTCGGCGGTGGGGACGTGGCTGGTCTACCGGATCACCCGCGGCGCCGACGAGGGCAAGGTCAACGAGGGGTTCCGCTGGGGGCAGGTCGGGTCGGCGTCACTGGTCTCGCTGGCGCACGGCACCAACGACGCGCAGAAGACGATGGGCGTCATCTTCCTGGCCCTGGTCGCGCACGGCAGCCTCACCAAGGACGACGAGATGCCGCTGTGGGTGATGGCCGCCTGTGCCGTCGCCATCGCCGCGGGCACCTACCTCGGCGGCTGGCGCATCATCCGCACGCTCGGCAAGGGCCTGGTGGAGATCGACTCGCCGCAGGGTCTGGCGGCGGAATCGTCGTCGGCGGCGATCATCCTGACCTCCGCGCACTTCGGGCTGCCGCTGTCGACCACCCAGACCGCCACCGGATCCATCCTCGGCAGCGGACTCGGCAAGGGCGCCGAGGTGCGCTGGGGCGTGATGGGCCGCATGGTGGTGGCCTGGCTGCTGACGCTGCCCGCCGCCGGAATCATGGGCGCCATCTGCTGGGCCATCGCGCACTTCATCGACGGCCTGCCCGGCGTGCTCGTCGTCTTCGCGCTGCTGATCGGCCTGGCCACGCTGATCTACCTGCGGTCGCGGCGCAACCCCGTCGACACCACCAACGTCAACGAATGGCCCGGTGACGGTCCCGCGGGCGGCGGATCGGCGGATACCGGCATCATCGAGGATGTGCGGCACGGTTCGGCGCCCGGCCCCGATACCGGACACAATCGTTCGGCCCAGGTTTAG
- a CDS encoding DUF3349 domain-containing protein has product MDMPPFLNAIIDWLRAGYPEGVPESDYIPLLALLRRRLSDDEVRQIATELLRSGEHPDRIDIQVLITKITNEMPSETDVARIQSRLDPPTWPEP; this is encoded by the coding sequence ATTGATATGCCGCCCTTCCTGAACGCCATCATCGACTGGCTGCGCGCCGGATATCCCGAGGGCGTGCCGGAGTCCGACTACATCCCGCTGCTGGCCCTGCTGCGCCGCCGCCTCTCCGACGACGAAGTGCGCCAGATCGCCACCGAACTCCTGCGCTCCGGCGAGCACCCCGACCGCATCGACATCCAGGTCCTGATCACCAAGATCACCAACGAGATGCCCTCGGAAACCGACGTGGCACGCATCCAATCCCGCCTCGACCCGCCCACCTGGCCCGAGCCCTGA